Proteins encoded in a region of the Sphingomonas sp. HMP9 genome:
- the ntrX gene encoding nitrogen assimilation response regulator NtrX yields the protein MALDILVVDDERDIRELVAGVLEDEGYETRDAGDSDSALEAIAARRPSLVLLDVWLQGSRLDGLELLDEIKRRDPSIPVLVISGHGNLDTAVAAIRRGASDFIEKPFEAERLLLMVARATETERLRREVATLRASVGRETDLTGSSGSINGVRATLKRVAATGSRVLIMGGAGVGKEVAARLLHGWSLRTDAPFIVVSAARMTPERMDEELFGVEEAGDLVRPGLFEQAHGGTLFLDEIADMPIATQARILRALTDQSFTRVGGTRVVKVDVRVVSATARDLVIEIAEGRFREDLYYRLNVVPVMIPPLSDRREDIPALVQHFIAHYASERRVPTPEIAPDAMVALQSYDWPGNVRQLRNVVERTIILAPGDRIGRIDLDLLPAEVLGDQGDIGSAGSTAIMGSPLREARETFEREYLRVQIRRFSGNISRTASFIGMERSALHRKLKLLGITETREE from the coding sequence ATGGCGCTCGATATTCTCGTCGTGGACGACGAACGTGACATTCGCGAACTCGTGGCCGGCGTCCTGGAGGACGAAGGCTATGAGACCCGCGACGCTGGCGACAGTGATTCTGCCTTGGAAGCGATTGCCGCACGGCGTCCCTCGCTGGTGCTGCTCGACGTCTGGCTGCAAGGCTCGCGTCTCGACGGGCTGGAACTGCTCGACGAGATCAAGCGTCGCGATCCGTCGATCCCTGTGCTGGTGATTTCGGGCCACGGTAATCTGGATACGGCCGTCGCGGCGATCCGCCGCGGCGCGTCCGACTTCATCGAAAAGCCGTTCGAGGCCGAGCGGTTGTTGCTGATGGTCGCACGCGCGACCGAGACCGAACGCCTCCGTCGCGAAGTGGCCACGCTGCGCGCGAGTGTCGGTCGTGAAACCGACCTGACCGGCAGCTCCGGCTCGATCAACGGCGTTCGCGCGACGCTGAAGCGGGTAGCGGCAACCGGCAGCCGCGTGCTGATCATGGGCGGGGCAGGAGTCGGCAAGGAAGTCGCCGCGCGCCTGCTGCACGGTTGGAGCCTGCGGACCGACGCGCCGTTTATCGTCGTTAGCGCTGCGCGGATGACGCCCGAGCGGATGGACGAGGAACTGTTTGGCGTCGAGGAAGCGGGCGATCTCGTCCGTCCGGGCCTGTTCGAGCAGGCGCATGGTGGCACGCTGTTTCTCGACGAGATCGCCGACATGCCGATCGCGACGCAAGCGCGGATTCTCCGTGCCCTGACCGACCAGAGCTTTACGCGCGTTGGCGGTACGCGTGTCGTCAAGGTCGACGTCCGTGTCGTCTCGGCAACCGCCCGCGATCTGGTCATTGAAATAGCGGAAGGCCGTTTCCGCGAAGACCTGTATTACCGGCTCAACGTCGTACCGGTAATGATCCCGCCGCTGTCCGATCGTCGCGAGGACATCCCCGCACTAGTCCAGCATTTCATTGCGCATTACGCATCCGAACGCCGCGTGCCGACGCCGGAAATCGCGCCGGATGCGATGGTTGCGCTGCAGTCCTACGACTGGCCCGGAAATGTCCGCCAACTTCGCAATGTCGTCGAGCGTACGATCATCCTTGCACCGGGAGACCGGATCGGTCGCATCGATCTCGATCTGTTGCCCGCCGAGGTCCTGGGTGATCAAGGCGATATCGGATCGGCCGGATCGACCGCGATCATGGGGTCGCCTCTTCGTGAAGCGCGCGAGACGTTCGAGCGCGAATATCTGCGGGTTCAGATCCGGCGCTTTTCCGGCAACATCTCGCGCACCGCAAGCTTCATCGGCATGGAGCGTTCGGCGCTGCATCGGAAGTTGAAGCTGCTTGGCATCACCGAAACGCGCGAGGAATAG
- the hfq gene encoding RNA chaperone Hfq: protein MADKPGSLQDLFLNALRRSKTPVTMFLVKGVKLQGIVTWFDNFSVLLRRDGQSQLIYKHAISTIMPAGPMDVSAIVDAVGENQKKHPLLQEIFLNAVRKSEDSVTMFLINGVMLQGQIAGFDLFCMLLQREGMAQLVYKHAVSTIQPARPLNLAEEPTDTDDADDSDGDD from the coding sequence TTGGCCGATAAACCAGGCTCGCTTCAGGATCTGTTCCTGAACGCACTCCGGCGCTCCAAGACGCCGGTCACCATGTTTCTTGTCAAAGGCGTTAAGCTGCAAGGTATCGTTACGTGGTTTGATAATTTTTCGGTTCTTCTCCGTCGTGATGGGCAGTCGCAACTGATCTACAAGCATGCCATCTCGACGATCATGCCTGCTGGACCCATGGACGTGTCGGCGATCGTCGATGCCGTTGGAGAGAACCAGAAGAAGCATCCGTTGTTGCAGGAGATATTCCTCAACGCCGTGCGCAAATCCGAAGACAGCGTGACGATGTTCCTGATAAACGGCGTGATGCTGCAAGGCCAGATCGCAGGCTTCGACCTGTTCTGTATGCTGCTTCAGCGTGAGGGTATGGCGCAGCTCGTCTACAAGCACGCTGTATCGACGATTCAGCCTGCGCGCCCGCTGAACCTGGCGGAAGAGCCAACTGATACGGATGACGCCGATGATTCGGACGGTGACGATTGA
- the hflX gene encoding GTPase HflX yields MSSGFERDRDEFARGTRAIVVLPDQGDATRDVDARLEETAGLAAAIGVKVVERIAYRVRQAKPATLIGSGQVELLATQVRMEEAGLVVFDASLTPIQQRNLEKALEVKVIDRTGLILEIFGERAATAEGRLQVELAHLDYQGGRLVRSWTHLERQRGGFGFLGGPGETQIEADRRLIRDRMARLKRELEQVSRTRGLHRERRQRAPWPVIALVGYTNAGKSTLFNRLTGADVMAEDLLFATLDPTLRQMQLPGVDKAILSDTVGFVSDLPTQLVAAFKATLEEVVSADLLVHIRDIAHPDTEAQRADVETVLAEIGVDENTPRFEVWNKLDLLDADTHDEIAGQAAHRDDVVAISALSGEGVQHLVEQVAAKLTNAHRRYSIAIEASDGAGAAWLHAHGEVLGSVNDELETTYDVRLSETDYDRFIRRDA; encoded by the coding sequence TTGAGTAGCGGGTTCGAACGCGATCGGGACGAGTTCGCCCGGGGCACACGCGCGATCGTCGTTCTCCCCGATCAGGGGGACGCGACGCGTGATGTCGATGCTCGACTGGAAGAAACTGCGGGGCTCGCTGCTGCGATTGGTGTGAAGGTCGTCGAGCGGATTGCGTATCGTGTTCGTCAAGCCAAGCCGGCGACGTTGATCGGGAGCGGGCAGGTTGAACTGCTCGCGACCCAGGTACGGATGGAAGAGGCGGGGCTCGTCGTCTTCGATGCGAGCCTGACGCCGATCCAGCAGCGCAATCTTGAAAAAGCACTTGAAGTGAAGGTCATCGATCGCACCGGACTGATCCTCGAGATCTTCGGCGAGCGTGCAGCGACGGCCGAGGGCCGTTTGCAAGTCGAACTCGCGCACCTCGATTACCAGGGTGGCCGACTCGTCCGGAGCTGGACCCATCTCGAACGCCAGCGCGGCGGCTTCGGCTTTCTCGGTGGTCCGGGTGAAACGCAGATCGAGGCGGATCGTCGGCTAATCCGCGATCGGATGGCGCGCTTGAAGCGTGAACTCGAGCAGGTTAGCCGAACGCGTGGGCTCCACCGTGAACGACGTCAGCGCGCACCCTGGCCCGTGATCGCGTTGGTCGGCTATACCAATGCCGGAAAGTCGACGCTGTTCAATCGGCTGACTGGTGCCGACGTCATGGCGGAAGATCTCCTCTTCGCGACGCTTGATCCGACGTTGCGGCAGATGCAGCTACCGGGCGTCGACAAGGCGATCCTCTCGGATACGGTCGGCTTCGTTTCGGATCTTCCAACCCAGCTGGTTGCGGCGTTCAAGGCCACGCTGGAAGAAGTCGTATCTGCCGACCTGCTCGTTCACATCCGCGATATCGCGCACCCCGATACCGAGGCGCAGCGCGCGGATGTAGAAACTGTGCTAGCCGAGATCGGTGTCGACGAGAATACTCCGAGGTTCGAGGTATGGAACAAGCTCGACTTGCTCGATGCAGATACGCACGACGAGATTGCCGGGCAGGCGGCGCATCGCGACGATGTCGTTGCGATCTCGGCGCTTAGCGGGGAAGGGGTGCAGCATCTCGTCGAGCAGGTGGCGGCGAAGCTGACCAACGCGCATCGGCGGTACAGCATCGCCATCGAGGCCAGCGACGGTGCGGGCGCTGCGTGGCTTCATGCGCACGGCGAGGTGCTCGGTAGCGTCAACGATGAACTCGAGACCACGTACGACGTTCGGCTATCCGAGACCGATTATGACCGGTTCATCCGCCGCGACGCTTGA
- the mazG gene encoding nucleoside triphosphate pyrophosphohydrolase has protein sequence MIERLTSIMARLRDPVEGCEWDRAQTWSSIAPYTIEEAYEVADAIARDHHADIKDELGDLLLQVVFHSRIAEESGAFDLADVVTAISDKMERRHPHIFGDARTSPGWETIKASERSDRADGSALAGVASGLPALARAEKLQKRAARVGFDWPDATGPLAKVFEEIEEVRKAGSDTVAEEVGDLLFAVTNWARHLGVDPEAALRAGNAKFEARFRAIEVEGGAAFAGSTLDQKEELWATIKRRGG, from the coding sequence ATGATTGAACGACTGACTTCCATCATGGCGCGATTGCGGGATCCGGTGGAGGGTTGCGAATGGGATCGAGCACAGACGTGGTCCTCGATCGCTCCTTATACGATCGAGGAAGCGTATGAGGTTGCCGACGCAATAGCGCGTGACCACCATGCGGACATCAAGGACGAACTTGGCGACCTGCTGCTTCAGGTAGTGTTCCACAGTCGGATCGCCGAGGAGTCCGGCGCATTCGATCTGGCCGATGTCGTCACCGCGATCAGTGACAAGATGGAACGCCGGCACCCCCATATATTCGGCGATGCCAGGACGTCGCCGGGTTGGGAAACGATCAAGGCCTCAGAGCGTTCAGACCGCGCCGATGGCAGTGCGCTGGCTGGCGTGGCAAGTGGCCTGCCGGCGCTAGCTCGTGCAGAGAAGCTGCAGAAGCGCGCGGCGCGCGTAGGGTTCGACTGGCCTGATGCGACGGGTCCACTAGCGAAGGTTTTTGAGGAAATCGAGGAGGTTCGCAAGGCTGGTTCGGATACAGTAGCGGAGGAAGTCGGCGACCTATTGTTTGCCGTGACGAACTGGGCACGGCATCTCGGCGTTGACCCTGAGGCCGCACTCAGGGCAGGCAATGCAAAGTTCGAGGCGCGCTTCCGAGCGATCGAGGTCGAAGGCGGCGCGGCGTTCGCTGGCTCGACGCTCGATCAGAAGGAAGAATTATGGGCCACCATCAAGCGTCGCGGCGGATGA
- a CDS encoding retropepsin-like aspartic protease family protein, whose product MTLDLAAQFALYAIMLILPLSALVARRLPLTKALAWVAIFAVGLLFASQRDRLSGLETLFADQQISGTATRIRMAEDGHFWADVDMNGVRRRMLIDSGATTTALSAATAKAAGLDSEESPFPVIIATANGHVSARTGTVRRVTIGTITTTDLGIVTSPSFDDTDVIGMNFLSKLGSWRVEKNTPILTPIHA is encoded by the coding sequence GTGACACTCGACCTCGCCGCCCAATTCGCGCTGTACGCGATCATGCTGATCCTGCCGCTATCGGCACTTGTCGCGCGTCGGTTGCCGCTGACGAAAGCGCTGGCTTGGGTAGCGATTTTCGCGGTGGGGTTACTGTTCGCGAGCCAACGGGACCGGTTGTCGGGCCTGGAAACGCTGTTTGCCGACCAGCAGATCAGTGGGACTGCAACGCGGATCCGCATGGCCGAGGACGGGCATTTCTGGGCCGATGTCGATATGAACGGCGTACGACGGCGAATGCTGATCGATAGCGGAGCGACCACGACCGCGCTGTCGGCGGCCACTGCGAAGGCGGCCGGGCTGGACAGCGAAGAAAGTCCGTTCCCGGTGATCATAGCGACCGCCAACGGCCACGTCTCGGCACGCACTGGGACGGTTAGGCGCGTCACGATCGGAACGATCACCACGACCGATCTGGGTATCGTCACGTCGCCTTCATTCGACGATACCGATGTGATCGGCATGAACTTTCTGTCTAAACTCGGGTCGTGGCGGGTTGAGAAAAACACCCCCATACTTACCCCAATCCATGCTTAG
- a CDS encoding MBL fold metallo-hydrolase, with translation MKITILGSGTSSGVPRIGNDWGECDPAEPRNRRTRASALVEHDGTRILVDTSPDMREQLLAADIDQVDAVIWTHDHADHCHGIDDLRQLFHATGTPVRGYARPFTLAALDARFTYAFHGRPGYPPTIAAEVLPDRLTIGGIDIRVTDQPHGSIHAAGLRFEADGVSIGYATDFNVMTDDMAILYEDLDIWVVDALRRRPHPTHMALPAVLEWVERLKPTQTALIHMDTTMDYATLRHELPAGVEPGYDGMVLTA, from the coding sequence ATGAAGATCACGATCCTCGGCTCCGGCACGTCCTCCGGCGTGCCGAGGATCGGCAACGACTGGGGCGAGTGCGACCCGGCCGAGCCCCGCAACCGCCGTACGCGTGCCTCCGCGCTGGTCGAGCATGACGGCACGCGGATTCTGGTCGACACGAGTCCGGACATGCGCGAGCAGCTGCTGGCCGCCGATATCGACCAGGTCGATGCGGTGATCTGGACGCACGACCATGCCGATCACTGCCACGGCATCGACGACCTGCGGCAACTCTTTCACGCGACCGGCACGCCGGTCCGCGGCTATGCACGGCCGTTCACATTGGCGGCACTCGACGCGCGCTTCACCTATGCCTTTCACGGTCGCCCCGGCTATCCACCGACGATCGCCGCCGAGGTCTTGCCCGATCGACTGACGATCGGCGGGATCGACATCCGCGTCACGGACCAGCCGCACGGCAGCATCCACGCCGCCGGCCTGCGGTTCGAGGCGGACGGTGTCTCGATCGGATATGCGACGGACTTCAACGTGATGACCGACGATATGGCCATCCTGTATGAGGATCTCGACATCTGGGTCGTCGACGCATTGCGCCGCCGCCCGCATCCCACGCACATGGCCTTGCCCGCCGTGCTGGAGTGGGTCGAACGCCTGAAACCCACGCAAACCGCACTGATCCATATGGACACTACAATGGACTACGCCACATTGCGCCACGAACTGCCCGCAGGTGTCGAGCCGGGCTATGACGGGATGGTGCTGACGGCGTGA
- a CDS encoding TatD family hydrolase, whose product MLADSHCHLNYKGLVEDQQAVLARARARGVTAMLNISTRESEWDDIVATAEREPDVWATIGIHPNEADVYPDVDAAKLIERARHPRVVGLGESGLDYFRDTSDRARQQASFRAHIAASRETGLPIVVHTRDAEDDTAAIMADEMGKGAYPGVIHCFTASGAFADKALDMGLYISISGIVTFKNARDLQETAARLPIERLLIETDAPFLAPVPHRGKTGEPGFVADTAQFLADLRGEKVEELSRRTAENFHTLFGKTRVHGADA is encoded by the coding sequence ATGCTCGCCGACAGCCATTGCCATCTGAACTACAAGGGTCTTGTCGAGGACCAGCAGGCGGTGCTTGCCCGCGCGCGGGCGCGCGGCGTGACCGCGATGCTCAATATCTCCACGCGCGAGAGCGAATGGGACGATATCGTCGCGACCGCCGAGCGCGAGCCTGACGTCTGGGCGACGATCGGCATCCACCCGAACGAGGCGGACGTGTATCCCGACGTCGATGCCGCCAAGCTCATCGAGCGCGCGCGGCATCCGCGCGTGGTTGGCCTGGGCGAGAGCGGCCTCGACTATTTTCGCGACACCTCGGATCGCGCCCGCCAGCAGGCCAGCTTTCGCGCGCACATCGCGGCGTCGCGCGAGACCGGGCTGCCCATCGTCGTTCATACGCGCGATGCCGAGGACGATACCGCAGCGATCATGGCGGACGAGATGGGGAAGGGGGCGTATCCCGGCGTCATCCACTGCTTCACCGCGAGCGGTGCTTTCGCCGACAAGGCCTTGGACATGGGCCTCTACATTTCGATATCGGGGATCGTCACGTTCAAGAACGCGCGTGACCTGCAGGAGACCGCCGCGCGGTTGCCGATCGAGCGGCTGCTGATCGAGACCGACGCGCCGTTTCTCGCGCCGGTACCGCATCGGGGCAAGACCGGCGAGCCTGGCTTCGTCGCCGACACCGCGCAGTTCCTGGCCGACCTGCGCGGCGAAAAAGTCGAGGAATTATCGCGTCGTACCGCCGAGAACTTCCACACGCTGTTCGGTAAGACACGGGTGCACGGGGCGGACGCATGA
- the metG gene encoding methionine--tRNA ligase, with product MADPFYITTAIHYPNGRPHIGHAYEMIAADAIARFQRQAGRDVLFQTGTDEHGLKMVQAARERDIPVRDLANEMSSYFHEMADRLGISYDRFIRTVDEDHYAASAAIWQAMADAGDLYLDRYEGWYSVRDEAFYDESELTGEGDDRRSPQGTPVEWTAEETWFFRLSKYQQPLLDLFAANPDFIRPESRRNEVMRFVEGGLKDLSVSRTSFDWGVPVPGSPGHVMYVWVDALTNYLTGIGYPNMSGDKAKYWPADIHLIGKDIVRFHAVYWPAFLLSAGIPLPKSVFGHGFLLTRGEKMSKSVGNVVDPMALADAFGVDALRYFFLRDVSFGQDGSYSPEAIVTRVNAELANSFGNLAQRTLSFIAKNLGGEFPTVGTVQDADGMLIEEVIIACAGFKSGFTDLALSQGIEAWMRGVFACNQYIDAQAPWALRKTDPERMNAVLRTLVRAIRMLAITILPVVPESAGKVLDQIGATERDHAAIDDDGWYDRIAASGVLIAPPAPVFPRLELPAGA from the coding sequence ATGGCCGATCCTTTCTATATCACCACCGCAATCCACTATCCCAACGGGCGTCCGCATATCGGCCACGCCTATGAGATGATTGCCGCCGACGCGATCGCGCGCTTCCAGCGTCAGGCCGGGCGCGACGTGCTGTTCCAGACGGGCACCGACGAGCATGGTCTCAAGATGGTCCAGGCCGCGCGCGAACGCGATATCCCAGTGCGTGACCTTGCCAACGAAATGTCGTCGTATTTCCACGAGATGGCAGACCGTCTGGGCATCTCGTATGACCGGTTCATTCGTACCGTCGATGAGGATCACTACGCAGCGAGCGCGGCGATCTGGCAGGCGATGGCGGACGCGGGCGACCTGTATCTCGATCGCTACGAGGGCTGGTATTCGGTCCGCGACGAGGCGTTTTACGACGAATCCGAACTGACCGGGGAGGGCGACGATCGCCGCTCGCCGCAGGGCACGCCGGTCGAATGGACCGCCGAGGAGACCTGGTTCTTCCGCCTCTCGAAATATCAGCAGCCTTTGCTCGATCTCTTCGCCGCCAATCCCGATTTCATCCGGCCCGAGAGCCGGCGCAACGAGGTGATGCGCTTCGTCGAGGGTGGCTTGAAGGATCTGTCGGTTTCGCGGACCAGCTTCGACTGGGGCGTGCCCGTACCCGGCAGCCCTGGGCACGTCATGTATGTGTGGGTCGATGCGCTTACCAACTACCTGACCGGGATCGGCTATCCCAACATGAGCGGCGACAAGGCCAAATACTGGCCGGCCGATATCCATCTAATCGGCAAGGACATCGTCCGGTTCCACGCGGTCTATTGGCCGGCATTCCTGCTCTCGGCGGGTATTCCTTTGCCGAAGAGCGTGTTTGGCCACGGCTTCCTGCTCACCCGCGGCGAGAAGATGTCGAAGTCGGTCGGCAACGTCGTCGATCCAATGGCGCTGGCGGATGCATTCGGCGTCGATGCGCTACGCTATTTCTTCCTGCGCGACGTGAGTTTCGGTCAGGACGGAAGCTACTCGCCCGAGGCGATCGTGACGCGCGTCAATGCCGAGCTGGCCAACAGCTTCGGCAACCTTGCACAGCGGACTTTGTCTTTCATCGCCAAGAACTTGGGCGGTGAGTTTCCCACGGTTGGTACGGTCCAGGATGCCGATGGCATGCTGATCGAGGAGGTCATCATCGCCTGTGCCGGCTTTAAGTCAGGCTTCACCGATCTCGCGCTGTCGCAAGGGATCGAGGCGTGGATGCGCGGTGTGTTCGCGTGCAACCAGTATATCGACGCGCAGGCTCCCTGGGCCTTGCGCAAGACCGATCCCGAGCGGATGAACGCCGTGTTGCGCACGCTGGTCCGCGCGATCCGGATGCTCGCCATCACCATCCTGCCGGTCGTGCCCGAGTCCGCGGGGAAGGTGCTCGACCAGATCGGCGCGACCGAGCGTGATCATGCCGCGATCGACGACGATGGCTGGTACGACCGCATCGCTGCTTCCGGCGTCCTGATCGCACCGCCCGCGCCGGTGTTCCCACGTCTCGAACTGCCTGCGGGGGCCTGA
- a CDS encoding AAA family ATPase: MTPIIGNTAAQAAFMAAMRGGSLHHAWLIAGPQGVGKASFARAAAMRMLADAAEPDGGSAGFEVPPGNRTRSLMEAGSHPDFRVLARLPKDLDKPDQDLARSITIAQVRTLQPLFATTPSMSPRRVVVIDAIDDLERGGANALLKNLEEPPAGTIFLLVSHAPGRLLPTIRSRCRLLRFEALTDGEVATAIRTLQPDADEGEVAALVRASDGAPGRALRYAGLDIAAIDDAIAAIAQDGDRDNGRRLKLAKALGLKAAQPRYEAFLDRAPAFVADAARTRSGPALRAALDAHAAARELAAAAIGLSLDAQATVFEMAGIVATLRH; the protein is encoded by the coding sequence ATGACGCCGATCATCGGCAACACCGCCGCGCAGGCTGCCTTCATGGCGGCGATGCGCGGGGGATCGTTGCACCACGCGTGGCTGATCGCCGGGCCGCAGGGCGTTGGCAAGGCCAGCTTCGCGCGGGCCGCGGCCATGCGGATGCTGGCGGATGCGGCCGAGCCCGACGGCGGATCGGCCGGGTTCGAGGTTCCGCCGGGAAACAGGACGCGGTCGCTGATGGAGGCCGGGTCGCACCCCGACTTCCGCGTGCTCGCGCGGTTGCCGAAGGACCTCGACAAGCCCGACCAGGATCTCGCGCGCAGCATTACGATCGCGCAGGTGCGGACGCTGCAACCGCTATTCGCGACCACGCCGTCGATGAGCCCGAGGCGCGTGGTCGTGATCGATGCGATCGACGATCTGGAGCGGGGCGGGGCGAATGCGCTGCTCAAGAACCTCGAGGAACCGCCGGCGGGAACGATCTTCCTGCTCGTCAGCCATGCGCCGGGCCGATTGCTGCCGACGATCCGCTCGCGCTGTCGGTTGCTGCGGTTCGAGGCGCTCACCGACGGCGAGGTCGCGACCGCGATCCGGACCTTGCAACCCGATGCCGACGAAGGCGAGGTTGCCGCGCTGGTTCGGGCGAGCGATGGCGCGCCCGGCCGCGCGCTTCGCTATGCCGGGCTCGACATCGCCGCGATCGACGACGCCATCGCCGCGATCGCGCAGGATGGCGACCGGGATAACGGGCGCCGGTTGAAACTGGCCAAGGCGCTGGGGCTCAAGGCGGCACAACCGCGGTACGAGGCGTTCCTCGACCGTGCGCCTGCCTTCGTTGCCGATGCCGCACGAACCCGGTCCGGGCCGGCGCTCCGTGCCGCACTCGACGCACATGCCGCGGCACGCGAGCTTGCGGCGGCGGCCATCGGCCTGTCGCTCGACGCACAGGCGACGGTGTTCGAGATGGCGGGGATCGTCGCGACATTACGCCATTGA
- a CDS encoding D-alanyl-D-alanine carboxypeptidase family protein, translating into MKKLIVAPLVALALAHPSIAAAPQFQTAAPIAYMEDLSSGAVLFARDADRRMPPASLAKMMTVYVAFDMVRKGELKLDQMMPVRPETWAKWHGPSAGSTMFLSSGENVSVANLLYGIVTLSGNDACIVLAEGISGSEQAFTERMNRKAAELGLKDSHFGTANGWPDNGVTYVTAHDLAKLAAATITNYPDLYKQFYSKRDFTWGKTMGGSAITQANRDPILGRVAGADGLKTGHTEEAGYGFTGSAVQNGRRLVMVVAGLTSSGQRAEESVRFMEWGFRAWQSKPIVAKGKKIETAAVQMGDASSVGLVAPKALTVTLPAGTSPTMTAKVVYDGPIKAPIKAGQHIADLVVTTSDGLQQTMPLVAEKDVAVAGFFGRAWAGLTGFFG; encoded by the coding sequence ATGAAGAAGCTGATCGTCGCACCGCTCGTCGCCCTCGCGTTGGCGCATCCGTCCATTGCCGCAGCGCCCCAATTCCAGACCGCTGCGCCGATCGCCTATATGGAGGATCTGTCATCGGGTGCGGTCCTGTTCGCGCGCGATGCGGATCGTCGCATGCCGCCGGCCTCGCTCGCCAAGATGATGACCGTCTATGTCGCGTTCGACATGGTCAGGAAGGGCGAGCTGAAGCTCGACCAGATGATGCCCGTCCGCCCCGAGACCTGGGCAAAATGGCATGGTCCGTCCGCGGGTTCGACGATGTTCCTGTCGTCGGGTGAGAACGTCAGCGTCGCCAACCTGCTGTACGGCATCGTCACGCTGTCGGGCAACGACGCGTGCATCGTGCTCGCCGAGGGGATTTCGGGGTCAGAGCAGGCGTTCACCGAGCGGATGAACCGCAAGGCGGCCGAACTCGGCCTCAAGGACAGCCATTTCGGCACCGCCAACGGCTGGCCCGACAACGGCGTGACCTATGTCACGGCACATGACCTCGCCAAGCTCGCCGCCGCGACGATCACGAACTATCCCGATCTGTACAAGCAGTTCTATTCGAAGCGCGACTTCACCTGGGGCAAGACGATGGGCGGCAGCGCCATCACCCAGGCGAACCGCGATCCTATCCTCGGGCGCGTCGCTGGTGCGGATGGCCTAAAGACCGGGCATACCGAGGAAGCCGGCTATGGCTTCACCGGGTCCGCGGTCCAGAATGGCCGTCGCCTGGTGATGGTCGTCGCCGGCCTGACCAGTTCGGGCCAGCGCGCGGAAGAATCCGTGCGCTTCATGGAATGGGGCTTCCGCGCATGGCAGTCGAAGCCGATCGTCGCGAAGGGCAAGAAGATCGAAACCGCCGCGGTCCAGATGGGCGATGCTTCGTCGGTCGGGCTCGTCGCGCCCAAGGCATTGACCGTGACGCTGCCCGCGGGGACCTCGCCGACCATGACCGCCAAGGTGGTCTATGACGGTCCGATCAAGGCACCGATCAAGGCTGGCCAGCATATCGCCGATCTCGTCGTCACCACGTCCGACGGTCTCCAGCAGACTATGCCGCTGGTCGCCGAGAAGGACGTCGCGGTCGCTGGCTTCTTCGGTCGTGCATGGGCAGGACTGACCGGCTTCTTCGGCTGA